In Oryza glaberrima chromosome 8, OglaRS2, whole genome shotgun sequence, the following are encoded in one genomic region:
- the LOC127781281 gene encoding protein DETOXIFICATION 33-like — MSSTSGSAWDHSNNGGGGSPELREALLLGDGGSSPESREIKGVAVKKQDDLEEIRSVGELMRLAAEENRRLWYLAGPAIFTSLAQYSLGAVTQVFAGHLTTLELDAVSTENMVIAGLAFGIMYGMGSALETLCGQAFGAKQHHMLGIYLQRSWVILTAMSVILLPIYLFATPILRFFHQDDEITVLAGRFSLYMIPQLFAYALNFPIQKFLQAQSKVMAMAAVSAAVLLFHVALTWLLLVPLRMGLVGLAVALNVSWWLVVLGQLAYIVMGYCPGAWNGFDWLAFTDLLSFARLSLGSAIMICLEFWFYMFLIVIVGNLPNAQVAVAAVSICTNLFGWQIMVFFGFNAAISVRVSNELGAGRPRAARLAIAVVLVSSVAIGVAFFAAVLLLRDVYGAPFTGSPEVVRAVASLGVVFAFSLLLNSVQPVLSGVAVGAGWQWLVAYINLGCYYCVGIPVGYAIAFPLRRGVQGMWGGMLTGVGLQTAILVAITARTNWNKEASEAHARIQHWGGTAKLAVDDPI, encoded by the exons atgagcaGTACGAGTGGATCTGCATGGGATCACAGCAACAATGGAGGCGGCGGGTCGCCGGAGTTGAGGGAGGCGCTGCTGCTGGGTGACGGCGGGTCGTCGCCGGAGTCGAGGGAGATTAAGGGGGTTGCTGTGAAGAAGCAGGATGACCTGGAGGAGATCCGGAGCGTGGGGGAGCTGAtgcggctggcggcggaggagaaccGGCGGCTGTGGTACCTGGCCGGTCCGGCCATCTTCACGTCGCTGGCGCAGTACTCGCTCGGCGCCGTCACGCAGGTGTTCGCCGGACACCTCACCACGCTCGAGCTCGACGCCGTCTCCACCGAGAACATGGTCATCGCCGGCCTCGCCTTCGGGATCATG TACGGGATGGGGAGCGCGCTGGAGACGCTATGCGGGCAAGCTTTTGGCGCGAAGCAGCATCACATGCTGGGCATCTACTTGCAGCGCTCATGGGTGATCCTCACCGCCATGAGCGTCATCCTCCTCCCCATCTACCTCTTCGCCACCCCGATCCTCCGCTTCTTCCACCAGGACGACGAGATCACCGTCCTCGCCGGCCGCTTCTCCCTCTACATGATCCCCCAGCTCTTCGCCTACGCCCTCAACTTCCCCATCCAGAAGTTCCTCCAGGCCCAGAGCAAGGTCATGGCCATGGCGGCCGTCTCCGCGGCGGTGCTGCTGTTCCACGTCGCGCTCACGTGGCTTCTCCTCGTGCCGCTCCGGATGGgcctcgtcggcctcgccgtcgcgctcaaCGTGTCGTGGTGGCTCGTCGTGCTCGGCCAGCTCGCCTACATCGTCATGGGCTACTGCCCTGGAGCTTGGAACGGGTTCGACTGGCTCGCGTTCACCGACCTCCTCAGCTTCGCCCGCCTCTCCCTCGGCTCCGCCATCATGATCTGCCTCGAGTTCTGGTTCTACATGTTCCTCATCGTCATTGTCGGTAACCTCCCCAATGCccaggtcgccgtcgccgccgtctccatctG CACGAACCTGTTTGGGTGGCAGATCATGGTGTTCTTCGGGTTCAACGCGGCGATCAGCGTGAGGGTGTCGAACGAGCTGGGCGCGgggcggccgcgggcggcgaggcTCGCGATCGCGGTGGTGCTCGTGTCCTCGGTCGCCATCGGCGTCGCCTTCTTCGCGGCGGTGCTGCTGCTCCGCGACGTGTACGGCGCGCCGTTCACGGGCAGCCCGGAGGTGGTGCGCGCGGTGGCGAGCCTGGGCGTGGTGTTCGCCTTCTCGCTCCTCCTCAACAGCGTCCAGCCGGTGCTCTCCGGCGTGGCCGTCGGCGCCGGGTGGCAGTGGCTGGTGGCGTACATCAACCTGGGCTGCTACTACTGCGTCGGCATCCCCGTCGGCTACGCCATCGCGTTCCCGCTCCGCCGCGGCGTGCAGGGGATGTGGGGCGGGATGCTCACCGGCGTCGGGCTGCAGACGGCGATCCTGGTGGCGATCACGGCGCGCACCAACTGGAACAAGGAGGCCAGCGAGGCGCACGCCAGGATCCAGCACTGGGGTGGCACGGCCaagctcgccgtcgacgaccccATCTAG